The Pongo pygmaeus isolate AG05252 chromosome 20, NHGRI_mPonPyg2-v2.0_pri, whole genome shotgun sequence sequence gagcctggggaagtaaaggcttcagtgagcagtgattgcaccactgcactccagcccgagtgatggagtgggacaaaaaaaaaaaaaggcaagatttGAGATTTAGAAAAAGACTGTCATATGTGTCATGAGAGGGAGTATCAGGACTTGAACATTTAAGAGTGACAAGggcagaaagagaataaaatagtacTGAAACAAGGAGGGGGTTTGCAGGATGATGAAGGAGAGTTTTGACCTTGAGCTTTCTGTGCTTGACTCAAATCTGCCTGATGATGTCCCAGGAAGCAGGTCAGACCTGTccccagagggagagaggaaggatgaAAGTCCAAAACAGCTGAGATCGTTGTCCTGAGAAGGCAGGCTTCATTGACCAATTTGACCCCATTTCATGATTTATTTTAATAGTGTAAGAGGAAAAGAAGTGTGATGGCCAAGAGTTCACAGAGGAAGCAACGTGACTGTGTAAACCAATGCAAATCAAAGCCTGGCTTGAGCACCTCAATCCCTCTGAGAATGTCCAGTTACACATTCAAGAGGCCAGTTACGAGAATTACACCCCATCCTGGCAATGAGGTCAGATACCATCAATGGGAGGAGAGCTTGGAGAAGCCTCAGCAGGTCTGCTGGCAGAGGAGACTGCAAGGACTCCAGGCTTACAGCAGTGCAGGAGAACTTTTAAGTACTTTGGATCTTGCCAATACCTTGCAAAAACTTGTCCCTAGTTACACAGGTGGATCTCTGCTGGGGGATCTTGCCAGTGGTCTGGAGCAAGCCTGCCCCATGCCCCACCTT is a genomic window containing:
- the MBD3L1 gene encoding methyl-CpG-binding domain protein 3-like 1, producing the protein MAKSSQRKQRDCVNQCKSKPGLSTSIPLRMSSYTFKRPVTRITPHPGNEVRYHQWEESLEKPQQVCWQRRLQGLQAYSSAGELLSTLDLANTLQKLVPSYTGGSLLGDLASGLEQACPMPHLACSSDAMEIIPGEGAGISQLLCQQFLVTEEDIRKQERKVKTVRQRLAIALIADGLANEAEKVRDQEGCPEKHYEKKGR